In one window of Saprospiraceae bacterium DNA:
- a CDS encoding UbiD family decarboxylase produces MTYQSLRHCCDDLEKTGQLIRIRKELDPDLVIPALHRRVYQSRGPALLFEKVKGSPFQAVSNIFGTKERSFYLFEDVIRRFEWLVKLKIDPLSGLKSPFQLLKHLPWLMASLPKKQNHSPLKHHCTLSELPKIRSWPRDGGSFITLPQVISFPPDSLLPKQANVGMYRIQLDGNSYIHNEEVGLHYQLHRGIGVHHRMHLESAHEFKISIGVGGPPAYTLASIFPLLEGLSEILFSGLLNSRRYHYTIQEGYFLPADVDFCITGKVKEGLLKEEGPFGDHLGYYSLKHPFPVLGDLKVWHKADPLWHFTVVGRPPQEDSSFGALIHEFVSELTQSEFPGIKKVHAVDVAGVHPLLLAVGSERYMPFRERKPEEILTQANHLLGKGQTSLAKYLIIAADGSDSPPDIHHIEEFLKYVLERIDFTKDLHFQTQTTIDTLDYSGSGFNEGSKLVIACNRDPQRKLSEEIHLFDKIPTPFSNPRLITAGIVAIKGTAFTNYQQVDQEIKPLIEFLGQSEFEKFPLVVLTDDSEFTASDFSNFLWEAFTRSNPSHDVYGVRPHYNFKHWSCSPPLVIDARTKPHQAPVLESDPDVEREVDQILHEHGQLKNLIK; encoded by the coding sequence ATGACTTATCAGAGCCTAAGGCACTGTTGCGATGATCTGGAAAAGACGGGTCAGCTGATCAGGATCCGGAAAGAATTGGATCCGGACCTGGTCATTCCAGCATTACACCGTCGTGTCTATCAGTCCCGTGGACCTGCTTTATTATTTGAAAAAGTGAAAGGCAGTCCCTTCCAGGCTGTTTCTAATATTTTTGGAACTAAGGAAAGAAGCTTTTATCTTTTTGAAGATGTCATACGCAGGTTTGAATGGCTGGTTAAGTTGAAAATCGATCCGCTCTCCGGTTTAAAATCTCCATTTCAACTTCTGAAACACCTTCCCTGGCTGATGGCTTCTTTGCCTAAAAAACAAAACCATTCTCCCCTGAAGCATCATTGCACCTTATCCGAACTGCCAAAGATCCGTTCTTGGCCCCGAGATGGAGGATCATTCATTACACTTCCTCAGGTCATTAGTTTTCCGCCAGATTCGCTTTTGCCAAAACAAGCGAATGTCGGGATGTACAGGATTCAACTGGACGGCAACAGCTATATTCATAATGAAGAGGTTGGCTTACATTACCAACTCCACCGGGGAATCGGCGTACATCATCGCATGCACCTGGAATCCGCCCATGAGTTTAAAATAAGCATAGGAGTTGGCGGGCCTCCGGCCTATACACTGGCCTCCATTTTCCCTTTACTCGAAGGCTTAAGCGAAATCCTGTTTTCAGGTCTGTTGAATTCCAGAAGATATCACTATACTATACAAGAAGGATATTTTTTACCAGCTGATGTAGATTTTTGCATTACGGGAAAAGTCAAAGAAGGCCTACTCAAAGAAGAAGGTCCGTTCGGAGATCATTTGGGTTACTACAGTTTAAAACATCCATTTCCTGTTCTTGGCGATCTTAAAGTCTGGCATAAAGCAGATCCGCTGTGGCATTTCACTGTAGTAGGAAGACCCCCTCAGGAAGACTCCTCTTTTGGTGCACTGATTCACGAGTTTGTGTCTGAACTCACTCAATCTGAATTTCCAGGTATCAAAAAAGTGCATGCGGTTGATGTTGCAGGAGTACATCCATTGTTGTTGGCTGTTGGAAGTGAGAGGTATATGCCATTCAGAGAGCGCAAACCGGAAGAAATTCTGACACAGGCAAATCACTTGCTTGGAAAAGGCCAAACTTCTCTGGCTAAATATCTGATCATTGCAGCCGATGGAAGTGATTCACCACCTGATATTCATCACATCGAAGAGTTTCTAAAATATGTTTTGGAACGCATCGATTTTACCAAAGACCTGCACTTTCAAACCCAAACTACAATAGATACGCTTGACTATTCGGGTTCGGGTTTTAACGAAGGGTCCAAATTAGTGATCGCATGCAATCGCGACCCACAACGTAAACTCTCCGAAGAAATTCATCTCTTTGATAAAATTCCAACACCATTTTCCAATCCCAGATTGATTACAGCCGGGATCGTTGCCATAAAAGGAACAGCCTTTACCAATTACCAACAAGTCGACCAAGAAATAAAACCCTTAATTGAATTTCTTGGTCAAAGTGAATTTGAAAAATTCCCGCTGGTTGTCCTTACCGATGATTCTGAATTTACTGCTTCCGATTTTTCAAATTTTCTTTGGGAGGCTTTCACGAGAAGTAATCCCTCGCATGATGTTTATGGTGTGCGCCCGCATTATAATTTTAAACATTGGTCATGTTCTCCTCCTCTGGTTATTGATGCCCGGACAAAACCACATCAGGCTCCGGTTTTGGAATCAGATCCGGATGTAGAACGCGAGGTGGATCAAATACTACACGAACATGGTCAACTTAAAAATCTGATCAAATGA
- a CDS encoding thymidylate synthase, whose product MEAYLTLLEKVLKEGIERPDRTGTGTRSLFGYQMRFNLEQDFPLLTTKKMHLKSIIYELLWFLRGDTNIRYLNERGVSIWDEWADENGELGPVYGKQWRSWPSKTGTPIDQISNILDEIKSNPGSRRLVVSAWNVDELPQMALSPCHCLFQFYIADQKLSCQLYQRSADVFLGVPFNIASYALLCMMVASVTGLKPGEFIHTFGDVHLYLNHIEQAQEQLARKPLSSPQLWINPEIKDLFAFDYQDFKLINYESHPAIKAPIAV is encoded by the coding sequence ATGGAGGCATATCTCACACTACTCGAAAAAGTATTGAAAGAAGGCATAGAACGTCCGGACAGGACCGGAACGGGTACCCGTAGTTTGTTTGGTTATCAGATGCGGTTTAACCTGGAGCAGGATTTTCCATTGCTCACTACCAAAAAAATGCATCTCAAATCAATCATCTACGAGTTGTTGTGGTTTTTAAGGGGCGATACCAATATTCGATATCTAAACGAGAGGGGTGTTAGCATTTGGGATGAATGGGCCGATGAAAATGGCGAATTAGGCCCGGTTTATGGTAAACAATGGAGAAGCTGGCCAAGTAAAACGGGAACGCCTATTGATCAGATTTCAAATATCCTCGATGAAATAAAGAGCAACCCGGGCTCGAGGCGATTGGTGGTTTCTGCCTGGAATGTCGATGAATTGCCCCAAATGGCATTGAGTCCCTGCCATTGTTTGTTCCAGTTTTATATAGCAGATCAGAAATTGTCCTGTCAGTTATACCAGAGGTCGGCCGATGTGTTCCTTGGAGTTCCTTTTAATATAGCCTCATACGCTTTGCTCTGTATGATGGTTGCATCGGTAACAGGACTTAAGCCGGGTGAATTTATACATACTTTTGGGGATGTCCATCTCTATCTCAATCACATCGAGCAGGCTCAGGAGCAGTTAGCGAGGAAACCTCTGTCATCCCCGCAATTGTGGATCAATCCCGAGATCAAGGACTTATTTGCATTTGATTATCAAGATTTTAAGCTAATCAATTACGAATCTCATCCTGCCATTAAAGCTCCAATTGCGGTCTGA
- a CDS encoding c-type cytochrome: MSYKKSFSTIFLVLLTFLAPFSAPDIEVGKDLFKNNCAACHNKNMKDALTGPPLGGSAEKWATYPKEDLYKWIRNSQAMIKAGHPKATELWNQYKPTVMTAFPNLTDDDIESLLLYIDGVYKGTYGPKVLVPNDGPGTEAKKESGFSFWMFLIFILLVGLALFLWRLTADLVYSLKVNAGDQTAQKITTFQFLSSKSVVSFVIFALVLFGGYTTINNAISLGRQQNYAPQQPIKFSHATHAGLHKIDCNYCHDGARRSKQSLIPAANTCMNCHAAIKKGSTYGTAELTKIYASIGFDPSSDKYIDNYTAMSEDDIAKVYKKWIEDNYIKDNNLASTSEGTKREAEKQWEEIKSSLTSETKPEIPGPIEWVRIHNLPDHVYFNHSQHVSIGKIDCQKCHGKIEQMDLVKQYAPLSMGWCINCHRETDVKFADNKYYESYKTYHDELKNGKRATVKVSDIGGLDCQKCHY; encoded by the coding sequence ATGAGCTACAAGAAATCTTTTTCAACCATTTTTTTGGTTTTGTTGACTTTCTTGGCTCCTTTTTCCGCTCCGGATATCGAAGTGGGTAAGGATCTGTTTAAAAATAATTGCGCGGCCTGTCATAATAAAAACATGAAAGACGCACTTACCGGGCCACCCCTGGGCGGAAGTGCTGAGAAATGGGCCACATATCCGAAAGAAGATCTCTACAAATGGATCCGCAATTCTCAGGCCATGATCAAAGCAGGTCATCCAAAGGCAACAGAACTATGGAACCAATACAAACCAACGGTTATGACCGCCTTTCCGAACCTGACCGATGACGACATAGAAAGTTTATTGCTATATATCGATGGAGTATATAAAGGAACTTACGGTCCAAAAGTACTGGTTCCTAACGATGGGCCGGGAACAGAAGCTAAAAAAGAAAGCGGATTTTCATTTTGGATGTTCCTCATTTTTATTCTTCTGGTTGGTCTAGCATTGTTTTTGTGGAGACTTACAGCCGATCTGGTATATAGTTTGAAAGTCAATGCAGGTGACCAGACTGCACAAAAAATAACAACCTTCCAATTCCTATCCAGCAAATCTGTAGTGAGTTTTGTCATTTTTGCTTTGGTATTATTTGGAGGTTACACTACTATAAACAATGCCATTTCACTTGGCAGACAGCAGAATTATGCTCCGCAGCAACCCATCAAATTCAGCCACGCCACACATGCAGGACTCCACAAAATAGATTGTAATTATTGCCACGATGGAGCAAGAAGGTCTAAGCAATCATTGATCCCTGCTGCAAATACCTGTATGAACTGCCATGCTGCGATTAAAAAAGGGAGCACTTATGGTACCGCAGAGCTTACCAAAATTTATGCTTCTATCGGATTTGATCCTTCTTCAGATAAGTACATTGATAATTACACGGCCATGTCGGAAGATGATATCGCAAAAGTTTATAAAAAATGGATTGAAGACAATTATATAAAAGACAATAATCTGGCTTCAACATCAGAAGGTACCAAACGCGAAGCAGAAAAACAGTGGGAAGAGATCAAATCTTCACTCACCAGCGAAACCAAACCTGAAATTCCGGGTCCGATCGAATGGGTAAGGATTCACAACCTGCCGGATCACGTTTATTTCAACCATTCCCAGCATGTGTCCATCGGCAAAATCGATTGCCAAAAGTGTCACGGCAAAATTGAGCAAATGGACCTGGTAAAACAATATGCTCCATTATCCATGGGTTGGTGCATCAATTGTCACAGAGAAACCGATGTCAAATTTGCAGACAATAAATACTATGAAAGTTACAAGACCTATCACGATGAATTGAAGAATGGGAAAAGAGCAACGGTAAAAGTGAGCGATATCGGAGGTCTTGATTGTCAAAAATGTCACTATTGA
- a CDS encoding 4Fe-4S dicluster domain-containing protein, which produces MKHNESNIWVGEKDLLRDESFISEIQSEISMEASTSVVEDDRMGALEANRRDFLKMLGFGIGAATLASCEIPVKKAIPYVIKPDTIVPGIANYYASSFVNGGDYCSVLIKTREGRPIKIEGNASSGITRGGTSARVQASVLSLYDYNRIQGPGMLKDGMPELTDWVSFDKEITGQINSGSKIRIVSSTIMSPSALKAVSEFTAKFPNTKHIMYDAVSSAALLDASKVCFGERVVPDYKFDQAELIVSFNADFLGTWISPIEYAAQYASKRTLKKDNYRMNRHVQIESHLSLTGSNADNRILVKPSEQSAAIAHLYNEIAGKSGRAVQTAPSLNDRAKQAISKLAEQLLANKSASLVVCGNNNLGDQILTFAINDMLGNINKTVRFERCSLQRKGSDQDVQQLIADMKSGNVDALIVWNANPCYDLPNAAEFAEGMSKVGLSISMNATVDETTHACKYVAPEHHYLESWGDVEAKSGQFSFIQPAIHPIFKTRHAGESFLNWCDSSNLNKQSEQAYYEYVMKNWADKTGSASQNFQTAWDKMLHDGVYEVATNERLLVCNADVNLAFSKLTKPSESALEISFYESVSLGSGAYATNPWLQELPDPVMRTVWGNYLAVPLTFDGDRRFQAMNQVKEDGEELELTVGENKFKVAAVKQFGQMQGTVAIALGYGRQHAGDCGSGVGTDFNALCSLADGYVQYFHTSVSMSESSKTIEKNFACVQHHHTFGVTAVETSSGKVINADEAALVDDAFKGLTKGYQGSLTDRSIIRHSNVKDVKENIEKLQKEREHHQHLNSHTLYPGHDYKYNAGHHWGMHIDLNACIGCGACAVACMAENNVPVVGKKEVSRHHEMTWIRIDRYYYGHVESPNVVYQPMMCQHCNNAPCENVCPVNATNHSSEGLNQMAYNRCVGTRYCANNCPYKVRRFNWYDYTTADLFPVNQYNLANEKNQPFYSDNLVRMVLNPDVTVRSRGVIEKCSFCVQRIQEGKLNAKKEQRTLRDQDVKTACQTSCPTGAITFGDMNNQDGELHQKLQNPLNYIVLEEINVKSVVNYTMKVNNRDETLDA; this is translated from the coding sequence ATGAAACATAACGAATCAAATATTTGGGTAGGAGAAAAGGATTTATTGAGAGATGAATCTTTTATTTCAGAAATCCAAAGCGAAATATCGATGGAAGCTTCTACATCTGTAGTAGAAGATGACCGCATGGGAGCCCTGGAAGCCAACAGAAGGGATTTTCTGAAAATGCTGGGATTTGGAATCGGTGCGGCTACGCTTGCATCTTGCGAAATCCCCGTTAAGAAAGCTATTCCCTATGTCATTAAACCCGACACGATTGTTCCCGGTATAGCAAATTATTATGCCTCCAGTTTTGTAAACGGAGGTGATTATTGTTCTGTGTTAATCAAAACCAGAGAAGGCAGGCCTATTAAAATAGAAGGCAATGCATCTTCAGGGATTACCAGGGGAGGTACCAGTGCACGGGTGCAGGCTTCTGTTTTAAGTCTGTACGATTACAACAGGATTCAGGGACCGGGAATGTTGAAAGATGGAATGCCGGAACTTACAGATTGGGTATCGTTTGATAAAGAAATTACGGGTCAAATCAATTCCGGGAGCAAGATCAGGATTGTGAGTTCAACGATTATGAGTCCATCAGCACTGAAAGCCGTGTCGGAATTTACCGCAAAATTTCCAAATACCAAACACATCATGTACGATGCTGTTTCGTCTGCAGCTTTGCTGGACGCAAGCAAGGTTTGCTTTGGAGAGCGAGTCGTTCCAGATTATAAATTTGATCAGGCGGAACTTATCGTAAGTTTTAATGCGGATTTTCTGGGGACCTGGATTTCTCCGATAGAGTATGCTGCGCAATATGCCAGCAAACGCACTTTGAAAAAAGACAACTATCGTATGAACAGACATGTTCAGATTGAGTCGCACCTTTCGCTTACAGGATCCAATGCAGATAACCGCATTCTTGTTAAACCTTCAGAGCAAAGCGCAGCTATTGCACATTTATACAACGAGATTGCAGGTAAAAGCGGACGTGCTGTGCAGACTGCACCCAGTCTCAATGACAGAGCTAAACAAGCGATATCTAAACTGGCTGAACAGCTTTTAGCAAATAAATCTGCATCTCTGGTGGTTTGTGGAAACAATAACCTGGGCGATCAGATCCTAACATTCGCGATCAACGACATGTTGGGCAATATCAATAAAACAGTCAGATTTGAACGCTGTTCACTGCAGCGCAAAGGAAGTGATCAGGATGTTCAACAATTGATTGCGGATATGAAATCCGGCAATGTCGATGCTTTAATTGTTTGGAATGCGAATCCATGTTACGATTTACCGAATGCTGCAGAATTTGCAGAGGGCATGTCCAAGGTTGGATTAAGCATTAGCATGAATGCTACTGTAGACGAAACTACGCATGCATGTAAATATGTAGCGCCCGAACATCATTATCTTGAATCCTGGGGTGATGTAGAAGCCAAGAGCGGACAATTCAGTTTTATTCAGCCGGCTATTCATCCCATTTTCAAAACGAGACATGCGGGTGAATCATTTTTGAACTGGTGTGACAGCAGTAATCTCAACAAACAATCGGAGCAGGCATATTACGAATACGTGATGAAAAACTGGGCAGACAAAACGGGTTCAGCTTCACAAAATTTCCAAACTGCATGGGATAAAATGTTGCACGATGGGGTTTATGAAGTAGCTACTAACGAACGTTTGTTAGTTTGCAATGCCGATGTCAACCTGGCTTTCTCCAAGTTAACCAAACCCTCTGAAAGCGCTTTGGAGATCAGCTTTTATGAAAGTGTAAGTTTGGGTTCCGGAGCATATGCTACAAATCCCTGGCTGCAGGAATTGCCAGATCCGGTGATGCGTACAGTTTGGGGGAATTATCTGGCGGTGCCGTTAACGTTTGACGGAGATCGCAGATTTCAGGCGATGAATCAGGTAAAGGAAGATGGCGAAGAGTTGGAATTGACTGTAGGTGAAAATAAGTTTAAAGTAGCCGCTGTGAAACAATTCGGACAAATGCAGGGCACTGTCGCCATTGCATTGGGATACGGAAGGCAGCATGCAGGTGATTGTGGAAGCGGAGTGGGAACGGATTTTAACGCGTTATGTTCTTTGGCAGATGGTTATGTTCAATATTTCCATACATCCGTTAGTATGTCGGAATCTTCAAAAACGATTGAAAAGAATTTTGCCTGTGTTCAGCACCACCATACATTTGGGGTAACGGCCGTCGAAACCAGTTCCGGAAAGGTCATAAATGCAGATGAAGCAGCCCTGGTGGACGATGCATTTAAAGGCTTGACAAAGGGTTATCAGGGATCTCTGACAGATCGTTCCATCATCAGGCATTCTAATGTAAAAGACGTAAAAGAAAATATAGAGAAATTACAGAAGGAAAGAGAACATCACCAGCATTTAAATTCTCATACATTATATCCGGGACACGATTACAAATATAACGCAGGACATCATTGGGGAATGCACATCGATCTCAATGCCTGTATTGGTTGTGGAGCTTGTGCCGTGGCATGTATGGCAGAAAACAACGTACCGGTGGTAGGGAAGAAAGAAGTGTCCCGTCATCATGAAATGACCTGGATTCGAATAGACCGGTATTACTATGGCCATGTCGAAAGTCCAAATGTGGTTTACCAACCCATGATGTGTCAGCATTGCAACAATGCGCCTTGCGAAAATGTGTGTCCGGTTAATGCGACCAATCACTCTTCGGAAGGATTAAATCAAATGGCTTATAACCGCTGCGTTGGTACCCGTTACTGTGCCAACAACTGCCCGTATAAAGTTAGAAGGTTCAATTGGTATGATTATACCACTGCGGATCTGTTCCCGGTCAACCAGTACAATCTGGCCAATGAAAAAAATCAACCTTTCTATTCCGATAATCTCGTTAGAATGGTTTTAAATCCCGATGTGACGGTACGATCAAGAGGGGTGATTGAAAAATGCTCATTCTGTGTTCAGCGAATTCAGGAAGGTAAACTCAATGCTAAAAAAGAGCAGCGGACATTGAGAGATCAGGATGTTAAAACAGCTTGTCAGACATCTTGTCCCACGGGTGCGATCACTTTTGGCGATATGAATAATCAGGATGGAGAACTGCATCAAAAATTGCAGAACCCTTTGAATTATATTGTTCTCGAAGAAATTAATGTTAAATCTGTTGTGAATTATACGATGAAAGTCAACAACAGAGACGAAACCTTAGATGCATAA
- the nrfD gene encoding polysulfide reductase NrfD, translating into MAGGFVAPVRKPLVEGHKTYHQITEDLCAPTERTPSKEWIIAFIVSVATLSFGIFCILWTIWMGIGSWNLNRTIGWGYDITNFVWWIGIGHAGTLISAILLLFRQRWRTGVNRAAEAMTIFAVICAALFPLIHVGRIWVVFYFFPYPNTRGSLWPNFNSPLLWDVFAISTYFSVSLLFWYTGLVPDFATVRNRASGFRKKIYNALSFGWTGSAKHWQRWESLSLVLAGLSTPLVLSVHTIVSFDFATSVIPGWHTTIFPPYFVAGAIFSGFAMVQTLMVMTRKILKLEEYITLEHIESMNKVILVTGTIVGVAYLTELFIAWYSGYVYEQFAFFNRAMGVYWWSYFGMMACNVISPQLFWVRKFRRSIFVTFFMSIFVNIGMWFERFVIIATTLARDYLPSSWSYYKPTWVEIGIFVGTLGLFFTCYLIFVRVAPVVAIAEVKHILKVGGDQYIGEKANQHHHHSEHTHQEKH; encoded by the coding sequence ATGGCAGGAGGATTTGTAGCACCGGTAAGGAAGCCTTTGGTAGAGGGGCATAAAACTTATCATCAGATCACTGAAGATCTATGTGCACCTACCGAAAGAACACCCAGCAAAGAATGGATTATTGCATTCATTGTCTCGGTAGCCACTTTGTCCTTTGGAATATTTTGTATTCTTTGGACCATATGGATGGGAATTGGTTCGTGGAATCTGAACAGGACCATCGGTTGGGGATACGATATTACCAACTTTGTTTGGTGGATCGGTATTGGTCACGCCGGAACACTGATCTCTGCAATTCTTTTATTATTCCGTCAGAGATGGCGTACCGGTGTAAACAGAGCGGCAGAGGCAATGACCATTTTTGCGGTGATCTGTGCAGCACTTTTTCCATTGATCCACGTAGGAAGGATATGGGTCGTTTTTTACTTTTTTCCGTACCCCAATACAAGAGGATCCTTATGGCCAAACTTTAACTCACCGCTTTTGTGGGACGTTTTTGCGATTTCGACTTACTTTTCCGTTTCTCTGCTATTCTGGTATACCGGTTTGGTGCCCGATTTTGCAACCGTTAGAAATCGTGCCAGTGGATTTCGGAAAAAGATTTACAATGCTTTGTCTTTCGGATGGACCGGATCTGCCAAACACTGGCAAAGATGGGAATCGCTCTCATTGGTTCTAGCCGGACTTTCCACTCCCTTGGTTTTGTCGGTACATACAATCGTTAGTTTTGACTTCGCCACGTCTGTAATTCCCGGATGGCACACCACCATTTTCCCACCCTATTTTGTGGCCGGAGCCATTTTTTCGGGATTTGCAATGGTGCAGACTTTGATGGTTATGACCAGAAAGATCCTGAAACTGGAAGAATACATCACACTGGAACATATTGAATCGATGAACAAGGTGATCCTGGTGACGGGAACCATCGTCGGTGTGGCCTATCTTACAGAATTGTTCATTGCCTGGTATTCAGGTTATGTATACGAGCAATTTGCTTTTTTCAACAGGGCGATGGGGGTTTACTGGTGGTCATACTTTGGAATGATGGCCTGTAATGTGATCTCACCGCAGCTATTTTGGGTCAGGAAATTCAGGAGAAGCATTTTTGTAACCTTCTTTATGTCCATTTTTGTCAACATAGGGATGTGGTTTGAACGATTTGTGATCATTGCAACGACCTTAGCCAGAGATTATTTGCCATCGTCATGGAGTTATTACAAACCTACGTGGGTTGAGATAGGAATCTTTGTGGGTACGTTGGGCTTGTTTTTTACCTGCTATCTGATTTTTGTACGCGTAGCACCGGTTGTAGCCATTGCAGAAGTTAAACACATTCTCAAAGTAGGCGGAGATCAATACATAGGTGAAAAAGCAAACCAACATCACCATCATTCAGAACACACGCATCAGGAAAAACATTAA
- a CDS encoding DUF3341 domain-containing protein, with amino-acid sequence MRQLNKDVIFGIYSDEEILLSAVRDAKSKHLEIMDVYSPFPVHGMDHALGLEESRLHQAGFVYGALGALIGFLGMTWIMTSDWPIIFGGKPYWPVPSFIPITFECTVLCAAWGMTITFYTICGLWPGVSNPQLDLRTTDDKFCIAFDRHEVSDEDARAFFEASGAEEVNTKMI; translated from the coding sequence ATGCGACAGCTCAATAAAGATGTCATTTTTGGAATCTACTCAGACGAAGAGATTCTTCTGAGTGCAGTCAGGGATGCGAAGAGCAAACATCTGGAAATTATGGATGTCTATTCTCCTTTTCCGGTCCATGGAATGGATCACGCACTTGGACTGGAAGAATCGAGATTGCACCAGGCTGGATTTGTTTATGGGGCGTTGGGTGCTCTGATTGGTTTTCTGGGGATGACCTGGATCATGACCAGCGACTGGCCTATTATTTTTGGGGGCAAACCTTACTGGCCGGTTCCGTCTTTCATACCCATTACCTTTGAATGTACTGTTTTATGTGCAGCCTGGGGAATGACCATTACTTTTTACACAATTTGCGGCTTATGGCCGGGTGTAAGCAATCCACAGCTGGATTTGCGCACTACCGATGATAAATTTTGTATTGCATTTGATCGACACGAAGTTTCTGATGAGGATGCCAGGGCATTTTTTGAAGCATCAGGAGCCGAAGAAGTCAACACCAAAATGATTTAA
- a CDS encoding cytochrome c: MKIPMDKILVIIVTVACFQCRPAEGNRTGTEYMPDMAHSIAYEPNLNSYYYYHSWGSELEIAQYSTPRLPVQGTKARGSMGWTHGKPNNDLFNGNLAHNAIATPVNGSVEYYYGNTEEERTRATKEITTNPLPITKAGLENGKMLYDIYCGICHGAAGDGGGYLVRDDGGKYPAQPANFLKDEFIASSEGRYYHAIMYGKNVMGSHKDKLSYEERWNVIHYIRSLQAASKKLSYNEKENTFSGSASVKDAAKTMVQPTK; the protein is encoded by the coding sequence ATGAAAATTCCAATGGATAAAATTCTGGTGATCATAGTTACGGTAGCTTGTTTCCAATGCCGTCCTGCTGAAGGTAACCGCACAGGAACCGAATACATGCCCGATATGGCGCACTCAATTGCTTATGAACCCAACCTGAATAGTTATTATTATTATCACTCCTGGGGAAGCGAATTGGAAATTGCGCAATATTCAACACCCCGATTACCGGTTCAGGGAACGAAGGCAAGAGGATCGATGGGATGGACCCATGGCAAACCCAATAACGATCTGTTTAATGGGAATTTGGCACATAATGCCATAGCCACACCTGTCAACGGATCTGTCGAATATTATTACGGCAATACGGAAGAAGAACGGACCCGTGCAACCAAAGAAATTACAACGAATCCGCTTCCTATCACCAAAGCAGGATTAGAGAACGGCAAAATGCTCTACGATATTTATTGTGGAATCTGTCATGGAGCCGCTGGTGATGGAGGAGGATATCTGGTGAGAGACGATGGAGGAAAATATCCTGCACAACCTGCAAATTTTCTTAAAGACGAATTTATCGCATCATCGGAAGGCCGATATTATCATGCCATTATGTATGGTAAGAATGTGATGGGGTCTCACAAGGATAAATTATCTTATGAAGAAAGATGGAATGTCATCCATTACATCAGGTCACTTCAGGCCGCTTCCAAGAAATTGAGTTATAACGAAAAAGAAAATACATTTTCGGGTTCTGCTTCCGTGAAAGATGCAGCAAAAACCATGGTGCAACCAACGAAGTGA